From Manihot esculenta cultivar AM560-2 chromosome 18, M.esculenta_v8, whole genome shotgun sequence:
TCAATATCACCACCCAACACTACTTGAATGTTGAGGCTGAAAACTCCATTTTAAGAGCACAGATGGTAGAACTTAACCAAAGACTTGAATCCCTAAATGAGATCCTCAATTATATCAACACAACTAATAGTGTTTTGGAGACTGAGGATCTCCAAACaagtgctgctgctgctgctgctgataACTTCATGAACCCATTAAGTTTGATCTATCTTAATCACCCCATCATGGCTTCTCCAGATTTCTTTCAGTATTGAGAGGATTCAGATCAGTCAGAGCTAGGAATTGGTCAATTTATGGttgtctttctttttttttttttttttttctgggtgGTTTCTGTGCGTGGTCTTAATTATGGGTATGATAtgggagaaaaagaaaaatctgaTCTTTCTCCCTAATCTTTAATTAGCTAATAGGATGAAGCAACATGTCTATGAGAGAGTGGCAGATGGAAGATGATGATTTGAGCTTTGGCTTGTAATGGGTTATGATTATGGTGTGAAAGTGATCTACATGTATTTGGTCTCTATTCTAGTATTATATGTAGTAATGATTCTCATAACTCTGGTGCAGTGTTCATCTTTGCTTTTACTCTTTTGTGGCTACAGTAActattgattatttatttatttattttttgaaacgGGTATTAGAGATCCTTACCATCAAACTAAATCGGTAAATTCACGGTAACTATTGATATATTTTGAATAAAACAAATATTTGTACAAGGATACACAATTGAAACAAATGTAAAATCGAAGTGATTTTAAGAATTAATATGACAATTAAAGGAGCATCTTCATTTTACTTTTGGTTTTTAGGACAAAAATAGAAAGAACAATCTGTCGAAAGGAAAAAAAGATGCCACtaattaaatttgttaattaCACTAATGGGGGGCTGGACATAAAGATCAAATTAACAACGGAAAATTATTGAATGCTCCAAAAATCGAAGTgattacatatttaaaataacaattaaCCAAACACTGCCTGTGGATTTGAAGATGCTGCTAAGTTTttgcataaattaattaataatatatttttcttctATTCTATTGTTCTAGAATTTGGATTGGTTCAATGCATAATGACTCTGTTTTGGCCTCACTACTCCACATTACAATTCCAACAAGGAAATCCTTAAAGTCATTGTCTTTACTTGAAACAAGCAAATCTTGCCAAATCAtcatgtttctttttttttttcctctttagtGAGAAtgagataaattaaataaacatactaataaaaaaaaataatggtacAAGGCAAAAAGCCAAAATTGGCTGCCACGAGGCACAAGGTGTATGAAGGAGCAAAGCAACTGCAACtctatcatttatttatttaaattaaattatatgaaatattATCTGTTCAATTATAATTTTGTGACCACTAAGTTATATTAGGTAAACATTACTTTTGATTATCTTATCTTTCCTTTCATTCTATCTAAATATATTGTTAGAGAAATCCCATAATACGTGGGACCAATAGatatttcatataatttattttttcaacaaCAACTTCTCTTAATCGtcaaagttaattttttaaaataaaataaaataaaaacaagtaGTTGCATGTATGTTGACTCATTCCCCcttaatttgaattataaatagCTCATTTTTTGCAACTCTTGCTTTCTGAGATGCAATTGCACTTATCACAGAAaccattattattaatcataatATAGACCTCTGATTGAGTACGATTTAATGCATTCACAGTGGGATGTCAACTGTTTACTCAATCATAGTAGAATGTATTGTCTTCTCAAAAATATCACCAAAATCATAAATACATGtgtgataaattaaatataaatatatgtatggtaaattaattaactaatataaCACACGATAGATAAAGTATGAATTAgtcaatttcatatttattagcCAATCGTCTGTCAAATTAATGAATCTAACAGACCTGTAAGAACACATCATCACTTAATCCAATGAAATTTGACATAGAGAGCATCATAATAACTAAAAGTATATATGTCATTGATCCAACCTAAAAGAGGAGATTACCTTTTCACCGAATGCATCATACTTTTTGctctaaaaaaaaactttaacctTTCTAAACTCAGGATCTGATTCATCAATATTCACACCCCATTGATTTGATCTCAGttcattgatttatttattgaaCTAAGTTATCGTCCATATATCCTCATCAGATAATTTCTAGATCTCAATTCATcggttaataaataattaaaactatattGTTTTGctctattatttaaattttgagaatTCTATATGATTCCATATAGTTTTGGACTTTTTTGCATGAGATAATTTTAATAGAGCAAActaatgttatttattttgcattaATGAAAAGGATTTGCATAAGTGAATGAAAGCTAATTCCCAAGAGCCAAGagctttaataaaaaaattggaaAGAGTAAAATTAATGAAGTGGGTGAATTTAGGTAGGCAAAgagattattattataattattatctgATGTTTAGCTTTTATTAgcttcataaataaataaagtttagAGAAAGATAAATATTATTAGAGAGGAGAGGAGGTGATGAAACTTGGAAGCATGTGGCTATCCACTAATAAATTAATTGGCTGAGCCCTTGCCTTACTTTATTTCAAATATTTCAAGTGGCTTTATATTGTG
This genomic window contains:
- the LOC110608191 gene encoding bZIP transcription factor 44; the protein is MASSSGNSSGSSQLHNSGSEEDVQNLMDQRKRKRMQSNRESARRSRQKKQQHLDKLMSQVTELKRDNSQILTSINITTQHYLNVEAENSILRAQMVELNQRLESLNEILNYINTTNSVLETEDLQTSAAAAAADNFMNPLSLIYLNHPIMASPDFFQY